A DNA window from Akkermansiaceae bacterium contains the following coding sequences:
- a CDS encoding ATP-binding cassette domain-containing protein, with translation MKIGYGSPIAALEKSIELGGGTHFILARNGRGKTTLLRTIARTLRPVAGSLKTEGALQYLPEDLRFDPEMTAGMILRSLVPKNRLKEALDLAERIELNLTRPYSRLSTGNRRKTNLIMAEFSIRPDAGNILLLDEPFSGLDAFARQAFEEIWRASSDSVLRLVSCHPDYDSMTLSSALLIDRSTIRHLTGDDQTWSELKNLLH, from the coding sequence TTGAAAATCGGGTATGGCTCCCCCATCGCCGCCTTGGAGAAATCCATCGAACTCGGCGGTGGCACCCATTTCATCCTGGCGCGGAACGGCCGAGGGAAAACCACCTTGCTGCGGACGATCGCCCGGACGCTTCGTCCGGTGGCAGGCAGCCTGAAAACGGAGGGAGCGCTCCAGTACCTGCCGGAGGACCTGCGGTTCGACCCCGAAATGACGGCGGGCATGATCCTGCGCTCCTTGGTTCCGAAGAACCGCCTGAAGGAAGCACTGGACCTGGCGGAGCGGATCGAACTGAACCTGACGCGCCCTTACAGCCGCCTCTCCACCGGCAACCGGCGGAAGACGAACCTGATCATGGCGGAGTTTTCCATCCGCCCGGACGCCGGCAACATCCTGTTGCTGGATGAGCCGTTCAGCGGCCTCGACGCGTTCGCCCGGCAGGCGTTCGAGGAAATCTGGCGCGCCTCGTCAGACAGCGTGCTGCGCCTGGTGAGCTGCCATCCGGACTATGACTCCATGACGCTTTCCAGCGCCCTGCTCATCGACCGGTCCACCATCCGCCACCTGACAGGTGACGATCAGACCTGGAGCGAACTGAAGAACCTCCTGCACTGA
- the purM gene encoding phosphoribosylformylglycinamidine cyclo-ligase, producing the protein MAGKLTYQQAGVDTRKAAALVGDIGAHVRRTQQTRKLWGAFGLFAACYDLSSYKEPVIVTGCDGVGTKLELLLEHGLLETAGKDLVAMSVNDILTTGGDALLFLDYIGIAALDEEKITSLIKGMADYLEACDCILAGGETAEMPGIVPTDVIELAGFCIGCAEKGDLIDPTTVAVGDVLVGYASDSIHANGWSLVRRVLKEHPGEISDEELAAWLKPTRLYHDVTRDLKAKGVKPKAMSHITGGGLPENLERLFRGMGADLEIPKWELPGIDKLLAHVDAEDRFHTFNMGIGWVAIVDEKDVEASLTAGNGGVILGRMVPQEGVRVRVSGE; encoded by the coding sequence ATGGCGGGCAAGCTAACTTACCAACAGGCCGGGGTGGACACGCGCAAGGCGGCCGCTCTGGTAGGAGACATCGGGGCGCATGTGCGCCGGACCCAGCAAACGCGCAAACTGTGGGGAGCCTTCGGGTTGTTCGCCGCCTGCTACGACCTCAGTTCCTATAAGGAGCCGGTGATCGTGACCGGCTGTGACGGCGTCGGCACCAAGCTGGAGCTGCTGCTGGAACACGGCCTGCTGGAGACAGCGGGCAAGGATCTGGTCGCCATGAGCGTGAACGACATCCTCACCACCGGCGGGGATGCTCTGTTGTTCCTGGACTACATCGGCATCGCCGCGCTGGATGAGGAAAAGATCACCAGCCTGATCAAGGGCATGGCCGACTACCTGGAGGCCTGCGACTGCATCTTGGCCGGCGGTGAGACCGCGGAGATGCCCGGCATCGTCCCGACGGATGTCATCGAGCTGGCCGGCTTCTGCATTGGCTGCGCCGAAAAGGGCGACCTCATCGACCCGACCACCGTCGCCGTCGGCGACGTGCTGGTGGGCTACGCGTCCGACAGCATCCACGCCAACGGCTGGTCGCTCGTCCGCCGCGTGCTGAAGGAGCACCCGGGCGAGATTTCCGATGAGGAACTGGCCGCCTGGCTGAAGCCGACGCGCCTCTACCACGACGTCACCCGCGACCTGAAGGCGAAGGGCGTGAAGCCGAAGGCCATGTCCCACATCACCGGTGGTGGCCTTCCTGAAAATCTCGAGCGTCTGTTCCGCGGAATGGGCGCTGATCTGGAGATCCCGAAATGGGAGCTTCCGGGCATCGACAAGCTGCTTGCCCACGTGGACGCGGAAGACCGTTTCCACACCTTCAACATGGGCATCGGCTGGGTCGCCATCGTCGATGAAAAAGACGTGGAAGCCAGTTTGACGGCGGGCAATGGCGGCGTGATACTCGGGCGCATGGTTCCGCAGGAGGGTGTCCGAGTGCGGGTCTCCGGAGAGTGA